CAGGCAGTCCAGATCATCCGGGAGCTGAATCCAAAGGCTTCTGTTGTGACGACTTCATGTGAAGAACTGAGCGGTAAACAGCTTTTGGAGATCATAGAACAACCGGATACCATGGCAGAGGATTTGATGAAAGAAGTGAGAGAACACCGCCATCATCATGAAGAGGGCTGTGGCTGCGGTCATGACCACCATCACGATCATGTGGAAGCATGCGGCTGCGGAGGTCACCATCATGACCATGAGAAAGAAGAGTGCGGCTGTGGAGGCCACCATCATGACCATGAGAAAGAAGAGTGTGGCTGTGGCGGCCACCATCATGACCATGAAGAAGAGGAGTGCGGCTGTGGCGGCCACCATCATCATGACCATGAGGAAAAAGAGTGCGGCTGCGGAGGCCACCACCATGACCATGGAGAAGAAGAGTGCGGCTGTGGCGGTCATCACCATGACCATGGAGAAGAATGCGGCTGTGGCCACGATCATGACCATCATGCGGATGAAGTATTCAGCAGCTGGGGTCTTGAGAATGTAGCTCCTATGAGCAAAGAAGAGCTGGACAAAATTCTTGATGAGCTGGCTTATGGAGATGAATTTGGAGATGTACTCCGTGCCAAGGGCATGATTCCAGGTGAGGAAAAGGGTACATGGCTTTACTTTGATCTGGTTCCGGAGCAATATGAGATCCGAAACGGAGCACCGGAATATACCGGCAAGGTTTGTGTGATCGGAGCGAATTTAAAGGAAGAGGAACTTCAGAAGTCCTTTGGAAAATAAGCAGAATGAAGGGACCCCTTACAGGGATACCTATATCCCTGAGAAAAAGGGTAGGAAAGAGGAAACTATGAGCAACACGGATACAATGGAAGACGACTTTATGCCGGTATTCCTTATAAATGGATTTTTGGAGTCCGGAAAGACCCAGTTCCTTCAGTTCACCATGGAGCAGGATTATTTTCAATCTGATGAGAAAACGCTGCTGATTGTTTGTGAAGACGGTGAAAGCGAATATGACCAGTCCCTGTTAAAGCGCACCAAGACAGCAGGTATATTTATAGAGAGTATAGAGGAACTGAACCCGGACAGGCTTTTAGAGCTGGAACTGCTTTATAATCCGGAACGGGTTTTGATCGAGTGGAATGGAATGTGGAACTTAGATGACCTGAAGCTTCCCGATGATTGGAGAATCTATCAGCAGATCACCCTGATCGATATGTCCACCTTTGATTTGTACTCAGCCAATATGAAACCTTTGCTGTATTCCATGGTCCGTAATTCGGAGATGGTCATTTGCAACCGCTGCGACGGAATAGAAGACTTATCCGGTTACCGTCGGACCCTTAAGGCTATGTGCCCTAAGGGAGAGATTGTATTTGAAGATTCCGAGGGAGAGATCAATGAGATCCCGGAGGAAGATCTTCCCTATGATATGAGTGCAGACGTGGTGAGCATTTCACCGGAAGCCTATGGAATCTGGTATATTGATTGTATGGAAAGACGGGACCGTTATGAAGGAAAGACCGTGGAGTTTACTGCTATGGTTTTAAAGACTCCCGATTTTCCGAAAAATTATTTTGTACCCGGACGTATGGCAATGACCTGCTGCGAGGATGATATGACCTTTTTGGGCTTTGTCACAAAGGCAAGGGAAGCCAAGGAGCTGGAAACAAAGCAATGGGTACGTGTAAAGGCAAAGATTGCATATGAATTCTGGAAGGATTATGAAGGAGAAGGCCCTGTATTGTATGCGGAATCTGTGGTTCCGGCTCAGCCAATTAAGGGATATGTGCAGTTTTAGGAAGAAAAGATTGTTTCCCACAGTATGATTTTGGGATGACAGAAAGCCGCCCTGCTGACAGAAAATCAGCAGGGCGGCCTTATTGCGTTATGGAGATTATTTTATCTATCCCGAAGTTCAGTAAAATGCTGCATACACGGGCAAATGGCTCACTTTGTTCGTAGTGGCACCATGAGGCCGCTACACAAACAAGCACCGCCTGATTCCGTATTTATCAATTAAATCTGTCATCAGTATAACAAAGTCCGGCTGTTTTTTCTATCCTTTAGAAATGACTTCTCTCTTTTCCTCCATCTTGTTGGAGAAAGTTTCCTCCCCTCATTTGGGAGCAGGTGTTTGTACTGCTGGAAAAGAACTTGACGGTAAAACTACCCCGCCCTTATACTTAAAACAGTATCGCCGGAGCCATAACAATTTCTCCGGTGAGAAAATAAAATATGGTATGAACGAATGGAGAAAGAGTATGGTGGAGATCAAAACAGAATTACCGCAGATATTTGACAGCTTTGCTCAGGCAAGGCAGAATGGATTTCTGACAATGAAGAAAATCAAGGATAGTGGAAAGGGGGTGGTCGGGCAGTTCTGTACTTATACTCCTCTGGAAATTTTTATGGCTGCCGATCTGGTCAGCGTAGGGCTTTGTGCCACCAGTGACGAGACCATACCGGAGGCGGAGAAAGTCCTTCCGGGCAACTTATGTCCACTGATTAAATCCAGTTACGGCTTTGCCATCACGGATAAATGTCCTTATATGTATTTCTCCGACCTTGTGGTAGGAGAAACCACCTGTGACGGTAAAGTAAAGATGTACGAGCTGCTGGGGCAGATAAAAAACGTTCATATCTTAGAACTGCCCAAACGGCAGGACACGCCCCAGGCAAAAGCGCTCTGGTATGCGGAGCTTGTGCGGCTTAAAGAGCGGGTGGAAAAGGATTTCCAGGTTACCATCACCGATGAGAAACTGCGGGAAGCCATCCGCAGGCGCAATGCAGAGCGGAAGGTTCTGAAAGAGCTGTACGAGCTAAGTACCATGACACCTCCACCGGTCACCGGCCTGCGACAGCTTCAAATCTTGTTCGGCTCTCAGTTTAAGTTTAGCTGGGAAGAAAAGATTGCGGAGATTAAAAACGCAGTGAACAGCATCCGGCAGGCATATGAAGCGGGAGAACGTCCTGTATCGGAACAGGCTCCCCGAATCCTGATCACCGGATGCCCCATAGGCGGTGTAACGGAAAAGGTGGTAAAGGTCATTGAGGATGCGGGCGCAGTGGTCGTAGTCTTTGAAAACTGTACCGGTGCCAAGCAGATGGACCGGCAGTGTAAAGAGGAAGGGGATCCTTTGACCAACATTGCAGATCATTACCTGCAGATCGGCTGTGCGGTGATGACACCGGATACCAACCGTTTTGAATTGCTTGACCGGCTCTGTGATCAGTTTAGAGTGGATGGCGTGGTGGAAATGACGTTACAGGCCTGTCATCCGTATGCAGTGGAGGCTCATACGGTTAAAATGCATATGCAGAAAAGGAACATCCCCTATCTGCAGCTGGAAACAGATTATGGAACAGCAGACATGGGGCAGCTTTCTACCCGGGCAGGTGCATTTGTGGAGATGCTGTAGGGATGAAAAAGATAAGTATAGGTATTGATTGTGGTTCTGCAGCATGCAAAGGTGCCCTTCTGCGGGAGGGGGCCTTTGCTTCATTCTGCGTAAAGCCAACTGGCTGGAGCCCTAAGGAAACGGCGCGCCAGGTACTTGAGGATCTGCTGGAACAGACGGGAACTGTCAGGGAAGATGCATATATTGTTGCAACCGGATACGGAAGGGTGGGGATTGATTTTGCAGACAAAGCGGTGACTGAAATCACATGTCATGCCCTTGGAGCGGAATATCTCCTGCCTGGAGTACGCACCGTCATTGACATCGGCGGACAGGACTCCAAGGTGATCTCAGTAAAAAGCGGCAAAGTACTGTCCTTCCAGATGAATGATAAATGTGCTGCGGGTACCGGACGCTTTCTGGAAATGTCGGCCCACCGCATGGGAGTTGACATTTCCGGCTTTTCTGCATTGCTGGAAGCCGGAAAGAGCTGTACTCTCAGCAGTATGTGTGCGGTTTTTGCCGATTCTGAAATCGTGTCCCTGCTGGCTGAAGGAAAAAGCAGGGAAGAGATAGCGGGAGGCATTGTTCATTCTGTGGTTTCACGGACAATATCATTGGCCGCCCGCCTGGAAGCAGAACCTCCCATCCTGCTGACAGGCGGCCTGGCCGGCCTTGATAAGCTGCGGGCCGCATTGGAGCTGCAAATGGGAAATCCTGTTTTCACGTCTCCTTTATCCCGCTTTGCCGGGGCAGCAGGAGCCGCAGAATGGGGCAGGCAAAAACAAAGGTGACAGGCTCGTTAAGGTGTCATCCTCTTCTAAAAACAGAAAACCAGCGTCTCCTGCCTGACAGGACACGCTGGTTTTCTGTTTTTTGTTTTTAACGGATTACATTGGAGGAACCGGTGTCGGTCTTGCCGGATCAAAAACATCAGGAACATTAAATAAGTCCGTTAAGCTGTTGGGATAATAAAACATCCGGTATCCGTCAAGGTTTCTGCGGGCCTGGCGGAAGTAGTCAGTGCCCATCTGCATCCAGGTCGGCTTGCTGGCGTCTACGTTACAGAAATAACGGAAGCCAAGGGATTTTAAATATGTAAAACGTTCATTATCATCGGTGTAAGGAGTCCAGCTTCCGATATCGCTTCCAAAGGGGAAGAGGATAATATCTGTCGGTCCGATCAGGGATTCAACGTTGCGTTCCCATTTGTCACTGTCCGCCTTAAAATGCTGCATGGATATGGTTCCCATATTCCGATGGCCCCAGCTGTGGGAGGATAGCTCCCAGCCATGATCCTTTAAGGCCTGTGCCACCTTTGCAGCCTGTTCCCGGTCTGCTTCATAATTGGGATTGGTGGTCTTATAGGATTCATCTGTCCGATATCCCAGGATCCCGTTATAACCGGTAAATGCCAGGATTCCCCGGGCTCCCTTGTAGGAAAAGCCGGGATGGGTTTTTATAAAGTCTTCAAGAATCGGTACCAGATCATAGTCGCCAACAGAAACGCTGCCGTCAGCCATTGTCATCTCGCAGGTGGGATATCCATCTTCTCCGATGACCATGCGGGTGGCAAACCCGTCGTCCTTCATATATTCGTAATAGCACACATCATCCTGTGATAAGACAAAAGCTTTCTTTCCCGGAGGAAGCATGATATCACCATAAACGAATTTTGGATTTCCATTCTCATCTTTCGTCTCATAAGCCAGGTCATGGATCTTTACAAGAACATATCCCTTGTCATACATGGACTGCATCATTTTAAGAAATTCCGATTTGGTGGTCATCATCTGGTTGTAGCCCCCCTGTTTTGAATCCCCGTCAAAGGCTTTTGAAGTATCCATAATAAGGGAATGGAAAAAAACATGGGTGACATCCTGAGGATTGAACCGTACCAGGGCTTCCTTGGCGGTATTATAACCGGCAACTGCAGAAGTCACTTCTTCTCTTGTGCTGAAATCCGGGTCAGACTGGAGAAGACTGATCGCCCCGTCATAATCATATTCCAAAGAAAGGGCTTCTGCCTGGGAAAGAAGGGCTTTTAATTTCTCTTCGCTGGATGGTTCACTTTCTGTGGCCTCTTCAGGGGAAGAACCTGGTGTTCCGTCTCCGGAAGGAAGCTCTGCGACTGAAGTATCGGCAGGCAACGCCTTATATTTTAACTTTTTGTTAATCATAATTCCGCATAGAGTCAATACGGTAACGATTAAAATTCCAAGGAGAACGATCAGGATAACCTGCATTGTATTGTTCCGGCCTCCGCCAGAATTTCGTCCACGAAAATCATGTCTGTTCATAGCTCAACCTCTTAATTCTGTAGTATTGGGGCAGTATTGATAGATTTTAAACATACCCGGTACAAGTATAGCATACTTTGTCAGAAGATGAAACGAAAAGATGGTAATTATTTTTGGAAAAAATGGCATATGTACGGGAAGCAGTCCCATACAATGATACAAAGGAATTTTAGGGGATCGTGTATCATATGAAGAGAGTTACGGCATTTATATTAAGCTGTCTTCTGCTATTTTTCTGTTTATGCTTTCCGGCAGCAGGGCAAGAGCCGGATGTGGCGGTAGCCTCGGACATGATTATCCAGGCAGAAGAGGCGAAAAAGGTGAATGAGTCGGGCGGTCCGGCTTTGCAGTCACCCAGCGCCGTTTTGATGGAAGCGTCAACCGGTCAGATTATCTATGAAAAGAACGCGGATGAAAAAAGGAGTCCTGCCAGCATCACGAAAATTATGACCTTGATACTTATTTTTGATGCGCTTGATTCCGGCAAAATCAAGCTGACGGATGAAGTGGTGACCAGCGCTCACGCAAAGTCCATGGGAGGCTCTCAGGTTTTTCTGGAAGAAGGAGAAGTACAGACGGTGGAAACCCTGATCAAGTGCATCGTAATCGCTTCAGGGAATGATGCCTCCGTAGCCATGGCGGAATACATAGCAGGAACAGAAGATGAATTTGTTCGGATGATGAATGAACGGGCGGCAGGACTTGGGATGACAAACACTCATTTTGAAGATTGCTGCGGACTTACCGAATCCGGCACCCATGTGACAACGGCCAGGGATATTGCGGTTATGTCAAGAGAACTGATTACCAAATATCCCCAGATTCATAACTATTCCACCATCTGGATGGAGAATATTACCCATGTAACAAAGCAGGGAACAAAGGAATTCGGCCTTTCCAATACCAATAAGCTTTTAAAGATGGCTACGAATTTTACTGTGACCGGTTTAAAGACCGGCTCCACATCAGTGGCAAAGTATTGTCTTTCCGCAACAGCGGAAAAGGAGGGGGTACGCCTCATTGCTTCCATCATGGCGGCTCCGGATTACAAGGTCAGGTTTGCCGATGCCCAGACCCTTTTGAACTATGGATATGCCAACTGCAAGCTGTATGAAGATAAGGAAATGCTTCCTCTCCCCGAAATGGTGGTGGATAACGGAGTAACGGATCAGGTGACCTTGCAATATGGAGGATCCTTTTCTTATTTAAGCCTTAAGGGAGAAGATTTCTCCACCATAGAAAAGAAGCTGGAACTGGAACCTTCCATCTCTGCACCGGTAGAAGAGGGACAGAAGGCTGGAAACCTTATTTACACCCTTGGAGGGCAAAAGATAGGAGAAGTCCCCATCTTAACTGCCGAGGCAGTCAGAGAAGCCAAATTTACCGATTACTTTAAGCGCCTTTGGAGGGCCTTTAATCTGTAAGATATTCATGGAATAAACAATGCCCTGTAAGCGGTACACAAAAAAGAACCTGTGTACCGCTTACAGGGTATTTTGTCGTATGCTTAAAAGAAAGAGCTGATGTATCTTGACGTTTTCTCTTCTTTCTGTAAAAATATTGACGGAAGGCCAAGGAAAGGATAAGATTAGTTAGTGCATGGGAGAAAACGAATCAGGGGAGGAACACAGGTGGGAGATCGATTGCTTGCCCTTTGGTATCAGATGTCTTTGAAGCGGAAGCTGTATGTGATCATTGGAAGTGTGGGGATCATTATGGCGGCTTCCATCTTCATCAATCTGAAAGTGGCATATATTTTTATAAACGATGTGAGCATTATCATGGATGACAACCTGGCCTGTTACAAGTTCCAGGAGTCCATGAAAAATGAGAGCGTATTGTTTGCCCAGCTGCTGGCAAACAATACTGCGGAAAATAAAGCAGCATACCAGTCAGCCTGTCAGGAGACCAGGATGTATTTAAACAGCCTGCCCTATGATTATGATAAAATCGGGGAAGAGCGTTATGGGATCACCTGGAACATCATCAATTGTTATGATACCTATGAGAAGCAGCGGGAAAAAGTGGTGGAAATGAGTCAGAATGACCCTGGCTATATCAAGGAACTGTATATAACATACAATATGCAGAAATATCTGGATAATTATGGGACACGCCTGACCAAGGTGGTTTTAATGGGCGGGAATGATTACTACGAGATCCAGATCCCTGTGCTTAAGCGCATGCCCTACATTCTGGTTGCCATCAGCATTGTCGCTTTTTTTGTGCTTATGCTTCTTTTGCGATTTATTACGGGCAGCATTGTAAAAACAGTGGTGCAGCTGGCCACGGTTTCAGGTAAGATCGAGAAAAACGATTTTTCTTCCCCTGACGTCCACTGGGATGGAAGGGATGAGATCGGGCAGCTGGTAAGCGCATTCAACAAGATGAAGCATGCCACACGGGACTATATCACAGCCACAGAAGAGAAACGGATGATGGAAGAAAAGCTGTACCGTCAGGAATTGGAAAGGACAGAGCTTGAGAAACGGTTTTCCATGGCCCAGCTTCAGCTGATCAAAAGCCAGTTAAATCCCCACTTTCTCTTTAATACGCTGAACATGATCACCAGGATGGCGCAGATGGAAGAAGCACCGGTGACCGAGGAAATGCTGGTTGCCATCAGCAACCTTCTTCGTTACAGCCTCCGTACATCCAGTGCCTTTGAGCCGCTTGAACAGGAGTTAAAGGTGATCAGGGATTACATGTATATCCAAAAGATGCGTTTTGGAGACCGGATTCAATGGAAAATCCACTGCAGCACGGACTTATACAAGGAAGAGGTTCCGGTTTTTATGCTGCAGCCTCTGGTGGAAAATGCGGTAATCCACGGCATACAGGAAAAGGAGAGCGGAGGAAGCATTGACATACGGATCGAGAAAAGAGGAGAGCTTTTATGGATATCCGTAGCGGATACGGGAAAGGGAATGGACCCGGAAACCCTTGCTGCTATCAGGGGAGCCGTTGAAACAAAGGGGACCGGGCTTGGAATCGGGCTGGGAAACATATACAGAAGGGTTTCTTATTATTATGAATACGGGAAGGTAACCATTGACAGCGGCGAAAACAGCGGCACAGTGGTACAGATAGAATTTGGCCGGAGAAGGGATAAGATGGATCATGTATCAGTTAATGATAGTGGAAGATGAGATGATTGAGCGGATTGTACTCAAAAAAATGCTTCAGAAGAAGTTCGGAGGGGAGTGTCAGGTTCTTGAAGCGCAGAACGGAAATGAGGCGGTGGAGATTTTTAAAAGGGAGGATATTCAGGTGGTGATCCTGGATATTGGGATGCCGGGAATGAATGGAATCCAGACTGCGGAAATCATGAGGAAGCAAAAGAAGGATTGCTGCCTTATTTTTCTGACAGCCTATGACCGCTTTGATTATGCAAAAAAGGCGATCTCCATCAGAGCTATGGAATATCTGCTGAAGCCTTATTCCCAGAAAGAGGTTTTGAATGTGGTTGAAGAGGCCCTGCGGCTTGCCGGTGAGCGGGAGGAGAAGCAGGAATGTGCCGAAGCGCCGGCTGAAGAGGAAAAGGCCCATCAGGTCCTGGACGATGAGTCTGATTTTAACGGAAGCCGTTTGTCTGTGCTGACATCCATGGTGGAGGAATACATCCGGTCCAATTATATGAATGATATCTCCATGAGTGAAACAGCCCGGGCCGTGGGATATTCAGAGCCTTATTTTTGCAGGATGTTCAAGCTGCAGTTTGGACAGAGCTTTACCTCCTATCTGGCGGAATACAGGGTCGGGGAAGCCAAAAAGCTTCTGGTCCAGCCCAATGTAAACGTGAAAGAAGTAGGGGCCAGGGTAGGCTATCTGGATTCCAATTATTTTACAAAGGTTTTCAAGCGATTGGAAGGGATGAATCCCTCAGAGTACAGAATGGAAAGACTGAAGGACCTTCAAAGTTAAACGGATTGTAAAAATACCTGTCACCGTAGAGTGGCAGGTATTTTTATGTCCATTTAACTGAAAAGACAAAATTCTACTATGGATGATAAAAAGTTACGATAGAATCTGCCAGGGGCTGCCGGTATAATGAATTCAAACACAGAAAGTGTATACAAAGCAGAGAGGAGGATGGGGCATGAAACAGGAACTGTTTCGAATGGAAGGGATAAGTAAAAGCTTCCCCGGAGTCAAGGCTCTCGATAAGGTAAATCTGTCGGTTAACAAGGGGGAGGTTTTAGGGCTTGTCGGTGAAAACGGAGCCGGTAAATCCACCCTGATGAAGATTCTATCCGGTGTACACCGGGCAGATGAAGGTGAAATATTCATTGAAGGAAATAAGGTGGTCATAGATTCCGTTGCAAAGGCCCATGAGCTTGGTGTGTGCATCATCATGCAGGAGCTTAATATGTGCGGTCATCTCAGTGTGGCAGACAATATCTTCATTGGCAGGGCTCATAAAAAGGGAATTTTCATCGATGACAGCAAGATGCATGAGGAAGCGAAGAAGATCCTTGATGATCTGGGTATTGAACTAAATACCTATGCCCATGTGGGAAGTTTAAGCATTGCCCAGCAGCAGATGGTGGAAATTGCAAAAGCGATCAGCTTTAATTCGAAAATACTGGTTCTTGATGAGCCGACAGCAACCCTTACGGAAAAGGAGATCGAGCAGCTGTTCGGTATCATCCGCCGCTTAAAAGAAAAGGGAGTGGGCATGGTTTATATTTCCCACCGAATGGCGGAGCTTAATCAGATCTGTGAACGGGTTACGATCATCAGGGATGGTCAGTACATAGGCACCAGGAATCTTAATGAGATCACCATGGATGAGCTGGTGAACATGATCGTGGGCCGTTCCTTGGAGGATAAGTATCCTAAATATAAGCGTAACATCGGAGAAATAGTTCTCGAGGCCAGAAATGTCCGCAGAGGCACAAAAGTGAATGCGGATTATTTTTATGTGAGAAAGGGAGAAATCCTTGGAATTTCCGGACTGGTGGGAGCGGGAAGAACAGAGCTTATGCGCTGCATCTTCGGTGCGGATCAGGCGGATTCCATGGAACTGACTCTGGAAGGAAAACCCATCAAGGTAAATTCCGTGATCCAGGCCATTAAGCATGGGATCGGATATGCAACGGAGGACCGGAAGCGGGATGGTCTGGCTCTTGGCCTTGACATCAAATATAACACCAACATGGCCCATCTCCCAAACCTTACCCGTTATGGATTTATCAATGACAGGGAAGGGCTTAAGAATGCGGAAAAATATGTGGAGCTTCTGCACACCAAAACCCCCAGCGTGCAT
The nucleotide sequence above comes from Lacrimispora sp. BS-2. Encoded proteins:
- a CDS encoding CobW family GTP-binding protein, which gives rise to MTKIDIISGFLGAGKTTFIKKLLQEAIAGEQVVLIENEFGEIGIDGGFLKDAGIEIREMNSGCICCSLVGDFGKSLEEVLTKYHPDRVIIEPSGVGKLSDVMKAVVDVASEVEVTLNSAVTIVDAQKCRMYRKNFGEFFNNQIENAGTIVLSRTDIAPSDKVDQAVQIIRELNPKASVVTTSCEELSGKQLLEIIEQPDTMAEDLMKEVREHRHHHEEGCGCGHDHHHDHVEACGCGGHHHDHEKEECGCGGHHHDHEKEECGCGGHHHDHEEEECGCGGHHHHDHEEKECGCGGHHHDHGEEECGCGGHHHDHGEECGCGHDHDHHADEVFSSWGLENVAPMSKEELDKILDELAYGDEFGDVLRAKGMIPGEEKGTWLYFDLVPEQYEIRNGAPEYTGKVCVIGANLKEEELQKSFGK
- a CDS encoding GTP-binding protein codes for the protein MEDDFMPVFLINGFLESGKTQFLQFTMEQDYFQSDEKTLLIVCEDGESEYDQSLLKRTKTAGIFIESIEELNPDRLLELELLYNPERVLIEWNGMWNLDDLKLPDDWRIYQQITLIDMSTFDLYSANMKPLLYSMVRNSEMVICNRCDGIEDLSGYRRTLKAMCPKGEIVFEDSEGEINEIPEEDLPYDMSADVVSISPEAYGIWYIDCMERRDRYEGKTVEFTAMVLKTPDFPKNYFVPGRMAMTCCEDDMTFLGFVTKAREAKELETKQWVRVKAKIAYEFWKDYEGEGPVLYAESVVPAQPIKGYVQF
- a CDS encoding double-cubane-cluster-containing anaerobic reductase, whose protein sequence is MEIKTELPQIFDSFAQARQNGFLTMKKIKDSGKGVVGQFCTYTPLEIFMAADLVSVGLCATSDETIPEAEKVLPGNLCPLIKSSYGFAITDKCPYMYFSDLVVGETTCDGKVKMYELLGQIKNVHILELPKRQDTPQAKALWYAELVRLKERVEKDFQVTITDEKLREAIRRRNAERKVLKELYELSTMTPPPVTGLRQLQILFGSQFKFSWEEKIAEIKNAVNSIRQAYEAGERPVSEQAPRILITGCPIGGVTEKVVKVIEDAGAVVVVFENCTGAKQMDRQCKEEGDPLTNIADHYLQIGCAVMTPDTNRFELLDRLCDQFRVDGVVEMTLQACHPYAVEAHTVKMHMQKRNIPYLQLETDYGTADMGQLSTRAGAFVEML
- a CDS encoding acyl-CoA dehydratase activase, which produces MKKISIGIDCGSAACKGALLREGAFASFCVKPTGWSPKETARQVLEDLLEQTGTVREDAYIVATGYGRVGIDFADKAVTEITCHALGAEYLLPGVRTVIDIGGQDSKVISVKSGKVLSFQMNDKCAAGTGRFLEMSAHRMGVDISGFSALLEAGKSCTLSSMCAVFADSEIVSLLAEGKSREEIAGGIVHSVVSRTISLAARLEAEPPILLTGGLAGLDKLRAALELQMGNPVFTSPLSRFAGAAGAAEWGRQKQR
- a CDS encoding polysaccharide deacetylase family protein — protein: MNRHDFRGRNSGGGRNNTMQVILIVLLGILIVTVLTLCGIMINKKLKYKALPADTSVAELPSGDGTPGSSPEEATESEPSSEEKLKALLSQAEALSLEYDYDGAISLLQSDPDFSTREEVTSAVAGYNTAKEALVRFNPQDVTHVFFHSLIMDTSKAFDGDSKQGGYNQMMTTKSEFLKMMQSMYDKGYVLVKIHDLAYETKDENGNPKFVYGDIMLPPGKKAFVLSQDDVCYYEYMKDDGFATRMVIGEDGYPTCEMTMADGSVSVGDYDLVPILEDFIKTHPGFSYKGARGILAFTGYNGILGYRTDESYKTTNPNYEADREQAAKVAQALKDHGWELSSHSWGHRNMGTISMQHFKADSDKWERNVESLIGPTDIILFPFGSDIGSWTPYTDDNERFTYLKSLGFRYFCNVDASKPTWMQMGTDYFRQARRNLDGYRMFYYPNSLTDLFNVPDVFDPARPTPVPPM
- a CDS encoding D-alanyl-D-alanine carboxypeptidase family protein, whose protein sequence is MKRVTAFILSCLLLFFCLCFPAAGQEPDVAVASDMIIQAEEAKKVNESGGPALQSPSAVLMEASTGQIIYEKNADEKRSPASITKIMTLILIFDALDSGKIKLTDEVVTSAHAKSMGGSQVFLEEGEVQTVETLIKCIVIASGNDASVAMAEYIAGTEDEFVRMMNERAAGLGMTNTHFEDCCGLTESGTHVTTARDIAVMSRELITKYPQIHNYSTIWMENITHVTKQGTKEFGLSNTNKLLKMATNFTVTGLKTGSTSVAKYCLSATAEKEGVRLIASIMAAPDYKVRFADAQTLLNYGYANCKLYEDKEMLPLPEMVVDNGVTDQVTLQYGGSFSYLSLKGEDFSTIEKKLELEPSISAPVEEGQKAGNLIYTLGGQKIGEVPILTAEAVREAKFTDYFKRLWRAFNL
- a CDS encoding sensor histidine kinase, encoding MGDRLLALWYQMSLKRKLYVIIGSVGIIMAASIFINLKVAYIFINDVSIIMDDNLACYKFQESMKNESVLFAQLLANNTAENKAAYQSACQETRMYLNSLPYDYDKIGEERYGITWNIINCYDTYEKQREKVVEMSQNDPGYIKELYITYNMQKYLDNYGTRLTKVVLMGGNDYYEIQIPVLKRMPYILVAISIVAFFVLMLLLRFITGSIVKTVVQLATVSGKIEKNDFSSPDVHWDGRDEIGQLVSAFNKMKHATRDYITATEEKRMMEEKLYRQELERTELEKRFSMAQLQLIKSQLNPHFLFNTLNMITRMAQMEEAPVTEEMLVAISNLLRYSLRTSSAFEPLEQELKVIRDYMYIQKMRFGDRIQWKIHCSTDLYKEEVPVFMLQPLVENAVIHGIQEKESGGSIDIRIEKRGELLWISVADTGKGMDPETLAAIRGAVETKGTGLGIGLGNIYRRVSYYYEYGKVTIDSGENSGTVVQIEFGRRRDKMDHVSVNDSGR
- a CDS encoding response regulator produces the protein MYQLMIVEDEMIERIVLKKMLQKKFGGECQVLEAQNGNEAVEIFKREDIQVVILDIGMPGMNGIQTAEIMRKQKKDCCLIFLTAYDRFDYAKKAISIRAMEYLLKPYSQKEVLNVVEEALRLAGEREEKQECAEAPAEEEKAHQVLDDESDFNGSRLSVLTSMVEEYIRSNYMNDISMSETARAVGYSEPYFCRMFKLQFGQSFTSYLAEYRVGEAKKLLVQPNVNVKEVGARVGYLDSNYFTKVFKRLEGMNPSEYRMERLKDLQS
- a CDS encoding sugar ABC transporter ATP-binding protein, coding for MKQELFRMEGISKSFPGVKALDKVNLSVNKGEVLGLVGENGAGKSTLMKILSGVHRADEGEIFIEGNKVVIDSVAKAHELGVCIIMQELNMCGHLSVADNIFIGRAHKKGIFIDDSKMHEEAKKILDDLGIELNTYAHVGSLSIAQQQMVEIAKAISFNSKILVLDEPTATLTEKEIEQLFGIIRRLKEKGVGMVYISHRMAELNQICERVTIIRDGQYIGTRNLNEITMDELVNMIVGRSLEDKYPKYKRNIGEIVLEARNVRRGTKVNADYFYVRKGEILGISGLVGAGRTELMRCIFGADQADSMELTLEGKPIKVNSVIQAIKHGIGYATEDRKRDGLALGLDIKYNTNMAHLPNLTRYGFINDREGLKNAEKYVELLHTKTPSVHQLCGNLSGGNQQKVVLAKWLCNDVKVLIVDEPTRGIDVGAKYEVYELFNKLSAQGVSIIMISSELPEILGMSDRILVIHQGEINGELDAKTATQEDILYLAAGYNKLEGKPAPVLSGGGNRKGE